One genomic region from Harpia harpyja isolate bHarHar1 chromosome 1, bHarHar1 primary haplotype, whole genome shotgun sequence encodes:
- the LOC128151768 gene encoding zinc finger protein 777-like — translation MSRRGPAQESGTPRRKAVQAMGPRASAGQAEAQQLQELRSRTERAERRLLACENLVGELGSNLAALGSLLQEYGQLQQRLENVENLLKNRNFWILRLPPGSRGEVPKVPLTFDDISVYFNEQEWERLDRWQKDLYRAVMRGNYEMLISLDYAVSKPDILSRIERDEELCVRDGQKPPLTRIGDSQEPLQAPEEMDQVEEALGEEEVPMEADRDYAVSKPGILSRIERNEELCIQDGQESRQTSVRDGQESRQTSVRDGQEPPQTHIRDGQEPPQTHIRDGQEPPQTHIRDGQEPPQTHIRDGQEPPQTHIRDGQEPPQTHIRDGQEPPQTHIGDAQEPQQTPKEMDQKEEALGEDKVPVEVDTELPILVMNVMSLSAQKGQRRREDQPETEMEEDPAESNTEEGSLTENERACEGTSLENIKIKEEEPEALQEVSAPSPSPEIQKCPKSEPAKAKSKKKPSRCASSSLLMGNCRRGYVREWSHPCTECGKRFRLKINLIIHQRSHAQEGPYECAMCEISFADKRHLDLHQSIHIKDRAFGAKVWGNVHPELRIRPRRKFCGALCGGAHSLGNGTYAGGPWLGQAKEELDRGSPKSRRKSVLKCSLCKKIFSCTFSLRRHLQTHSQERPYCCTACKKCFTRRTHLLRHEKIHDRQKALAALQQPVTVMPAPKQPQPQGAPEAPTGGSVPHSPAQASERNVSPVATAAKAVPANEPLMGPAELGPPDNNCHILSWGGRAVQPVVRLGNRAAVSGVTEK, via the exons atgtCCCGCCGGGGCCCCGCTCAG gAGTCGGGCACCCCCAGGCGCAAGGCGGTGCAGGCCATGGGGCCGCGGGCATCGGCGGGGCAGGCGGaggcccagcagctgcaggagctgaggAGCCGGACGGAGAGGGCGGAACGGAGGCTGTTGGCCTGCGAGAACCTGGTCGGGGAGCTGGGCAGCAACCTGGCCGCCCTGGGCAGCCTCCTGCAGGAGTAcgggcagctgcagcagcggcTGGAGAACGTGGAGAACCTGCTGAAGAACAGGAACTTCTGGATCCTGCGGCTGCCCCCCGGCTCCCGGGGAGAGGTCCCCAAG GTACCGCTTACGTTCGATGACATTTCAGTGTACTTCAACGAGCAGGAGTGGGAGAGACTGGACCGCTGGCAGAAGGATCTGTACAGGGCTGTGATGAGGGGGAACTACGAGATGCTGATTTCCCTGG ACTATGCTGTGTCCAAGCCTGACATCCTCTCCCGGATCGAGAGGGATGAAGAGCTTTGTGTCAGAGACGGTCAGAAGCCCCCGCTGACGCGTATCGGAGACAGTCAGGAGCCCCTGCAAGCACCAGAAGAGATGGACCAGGTGGAAGAGGCTTTGGGAGAAGAGGAAGTTCCCATGGAAGCTGACAGGG ACTATGCTGTGTCTAAGCCTGGCATCCTGTCCCGGATTGAGAGGAATGAAGAGCTCTGCATCCAAGACGGTCAGGAGTCCCGGCAGACAAGCGTCCGAGACGGTCAGGAGTCCCGGCAGACAAGCGTCCGAGACGGTCAGGAGCCCCCGCAGACACACATCAGAGACGGTCAGGAGCCCCCGCAGACACACATCAGAGACGGTCAGGAGCCCCCGCAGACACACATCAGAGATGGTCAGGAGCCCCCGCAGACACACATCAGAGACGGTCAGGAGCCCCCGCAGACACACATCAGAGACGGTCAGGAGCCCCCGCAGACACACATCAGAGACGGTCAGGAGCCCCCGCAGACACACATCGGAGATGCTCAGGAGCCCCAGCAGACACCAAAAGAGATGGACCAGAAGGAAGAGGCTTTGGGAGAAGATAAAGTCCCCGTGGAAGTTGACACAG AACTCCCCATCCTTGTGATGAATGTCATGTCCCTGAGTGCACAAAAAGGGCAGCGGCGCAGGGAAGATCAGCCTGAGACAGAGATGGAAGAGGACCCGGCTGAGTCCAACACTG AGGAAGGCTCTTTAACGGAAAATGAAAGGGCGTGTGAAGGGACTTCTCTTGAAAACATCAAAATTAAGGAAGAGGAGCCTGAAGCATTGCAAGAGGTTTCTGCACCCTCTCCCAGCCCAGAGATCCAGAAGTGCCCCAAAAGTGAGCCAGCCAAGGCCAAGAGCAAGAAGAAGCCGAGCAGATGTGCGAGCAGCAGCCTCCTGATGGGCAACTGTCGGCGTGGCTACGTGCGTGAGTGGTCGCACCCCTGCACCGAGTGCGGGAAACGTTTCCGTCTGAAAATCAACCTCATCATCCACCAGCGGAGCCATGCCCAAGAGGGGCCCTACGAATGCGCAATGTGCGAGATCAGCTTTGCGGACAAACGCCACCTGGACCTTCACCAGAGCATCCACATAAAAGACAGGGCCTTTGGGGCCAAGGTCTGGGGGAACGTCCACCCAGAGCTGAGGATCCGGCCGAGGAGGAAGTTCTGCGGGGCTTTGTGTGGAGGTGCCCACAGCCTGGGCAATGGGACGTATGCTGGGGGTCCCTGGCTGGGCCAGGCCAAGGAGGAGCTAGACAGAGGGAGCCCTAAGTCTCGTAGGAAGTCTGTGCTGAAATGCAGTCTTTGCAAAAAGATTTTCTCTTGCACCTTTTCCCTTCGGCGGCACTTGCAGACCCACTCGCAGGAAAGGCCGTATTGCTGCACCGCCTGCAAGAAATGCTTCACCCGTAGAACTCACCTCTTGCGCCACGAGAAAATACACGACCGCCAGAAAGCCCTGGCTGCACTCCAACAGCCCGTGACCGTCATGCCAGCACCCAAGCAGCCCCAGCCACAAGGAGCCCCGGAGGCACCCACAGGCGGGAGCGTTCCTCACTCACCAGCCCAGGCATCCGAGAGAAACGTTAGCCCTGTGGCCACCGCAGCCAAAGCAGTTCCAGCAAATGAGCCCCTGATGGGTCCTGCAGAACTCGGACCGCCAGACAACAACTGCCACATCCTCAGCTGGGGTGGGAGAGCTGTCCAGCCTGTGGTTAGACTAGGAAACAGGGCAGCGGTTTCAGGGGTGACGGAGAAATGA
- the LOC128151868 gene encoding zinc finger protein 398-like isoform X1, translating to MARWGPAQEPEWGPEAWQPLPPQPHGHGPLPGHGPGPEGDKAAAVVPEISLWTVVAAVQAVERKVESQALRLLSLEGRAETAEKKVTGLEKAVLDFGSRLERKWAALAALVQENTRRLEHVERQLQHRSRWAHRPGPGAGGDEPKVPAACEDDAASLPEQEWGSLDSRQKELCRIMMKGNYEAVVSLGPGDASSKPALLPLANDGEDLGTRTHGLPEKGAVLGHLGGGEKIVIKTEEQQPQEEGSEILALPQAPAVRLDKEVPLSQEQPVPWESHAGLDEQKAAAEGLGEFCKHGTTQPEFKPVVVPVEAHPAPGLPFPTEHVLGVGTDQPFALPQGMPLGEDTTAEVASSQPSLEEHRPCAAGEEPRVLPLGWKSVRLKRNLLARQQSQARKSNGSFICTACGKSLAHHAALLRHQRLHTGERPFQCPACGKSFNEKSNLNKHYRIHTGERPYRCSACGKGFIQKHHLQKHQRIHGVQLRGGWAGRPARASAAGERLYRCIECMESFPQKASLEEHQRRHTQQRPFQCNGCSKSFRHRQSLNHHQKVHAIASSPAVSLPNHDRELETSPCKALTQDNR from the exons ATGGCCCGCTGGGGCCCCGCTCAG GAGCCCGAGTGGGGGCCCGAGGCCTGGCAGCCGCTCCCGCCGCAGCCCCACGGCCAcggccccctccccggccacggGCCCGGCCCCGAGGGGGACAAGGCAGCGGCGGTGGTTCCCGAGATCTCGCTGTGGACGGTGGTGGCGGCGGTGCAGGCGGTGGAGAGGAAGGTGGAGTCGCAGGCCCTGAGGTTGCTGAGCCTGGAGGGGAGAGCGGAGACGGCCGAGAAGAAGGTGACGGGGCTGGAGAAAGCGGTGCTGGATTTCGGCAGTCGGCTGGAGCGCAAGTGGGCCGCCCTGGCCGCCCTGGTGCAGGAGAACACGCGGCGGCTGGAGCACGTCGAGCGCCAGCTCCAGCACCGCAGCCGCTGGGCACACAGGCCCGGCccaggcgccggcggggacgaGCCCAAG GTGCCAGCGGCGTGCGAGGATGATGCGGCCAGTTTGCCGGAGCAGGAGTGGGGGAGCTTGGACAGCCGGCAGAAGGAGCTCTGCAGGATCATGATGAAGGGGAATTACGAGGCTGTGGTCTCTCTGG GGCCTGGGGATGCCAGCTCCAAACCCGCTCTGCTGCCACTGGCCAATGATGGGGAGGATTTGGGTACGAGGACCCATGGGCTGCCGGAGAAGGGAGCTGTGTTGGGGCACCTCGGTGGCG GTGAGAAGATTGTGATCAAGACAgaagagcagcagccccaggaggaagGATCTGAAATCCTGGCTCTGCCGCAGGCACCCGCAGTGAGACTGGACAAGGAGGTTCCCCTGAGCCAGGAGCAGCCAGTGCCCTGGGAGAGCCACGCTGGCTTGGAcgagcagaaggcagcagcagagggCTTAGGGGAGTTTTGCAAACATGGGACCACCCAGCCTGAATTTAAGCCCGTGGTGGTGCCGGTGGAAGCTCATCCTGCCCCGGGCTTGCCCTTCCCAACAGAGCATGTGCTCGGCGTGGGGACTGACCAGCCGTTCGCCCTGCCCCAGGGAATGCCGCTGGGAGAAGACACCACTGCAGAGGTGGCCTCGTCACAGCCCAGCTTGGAGGAGCATCGTCCCTGCGCTGCGGGGGAAGAGCCCCGCGTGCTCCCGCTGGGCTGGAAGAGTGTCCGGCTGAAGCGCAACCTCTTGGCGCggcagcagagccaggcaagGAAGAGCAATGGCTCCTTTATCTGCACAGCCTGTGGGAAGAGCCTGGCCCACCACGCCGCGCTGCTGCGGCACCAGCGCCTGCACACGGGCGAGCGTCCCTTCCAGTGCCCTGCCTGCGGGAAGAGCTTCAATGAGAAGTCCAACCTCAACAAGCACTACCGCATCCACACCGGGGAGCGTCCCTATCGCTGCTCTGCCTGCGGCAAGGGCTTCATCCAGAAGCACCACCTCCAGAAGCACCAGCGCATCCATGGGGTGCAGCTGCGGGGTGGGTGGGCAGGCCGGCCCGCGCGGGCCAGCGCCGCCGGGGAGCGGCTCTACCGCTGCATCGAGTGCATGGAGAGCTTCCCCCAGAAAGCATCGCTGGAGGAGCACCAGCGCCGGCACACCCAGCAGCGGCCCTTCCAGTGCAACGGCTGCAGCAAGAGTTTCCGGCACCGGCAGTCTCTGAATCACCACCAGAAGGTCCACGCCATTGCCAGCTCTCCTGCCGTCAGCTTGCCAAACCATGAccgggagctggagaccagcccctGCAAGGCTTTGACCCAGGATAATCGGTAG
- the LOC128151868 gene encoding zinc finger protein 777-like isoform X2 yields the protein MARWGPAQEPEWGPEAWQPLPPQPHGHGPLPGHGPGPEGDKAAAVVPEISLWTVVAAVQAVERKVESQALRLLSLEGRAETAEKKVTGLEKAVLDFGSRLERKWAALAALVQENTRRLEHVERQLQHRSRWAHRPGPGAGGDEPKVPAACEDDAASLPEQEWGSLDSRQKELCRIMMKGNYEAVVSLGEKIVIKTEEQQPQEEGSEILALPQAPAVRLDKEVPLSQEQPVPWESHAGLDEQKAAAEGLGEFCKHGTTQPEFKPVVVPVEAHPAPGLPFPTEHVLGVGTDQPFALPQGMPLGEDTTAEVASSQPSLEEHRPCAAGEEPRVLPLGWKSVRLKRNLLARQQSQARKSNGSFICTACGKSLAHHAALLRHQRLHTGERPFQCPACGKSFNEKSNLNKHYRIHTGERPYRCSACGKGFIQKHHLQKHQRIHGVQLRGGWAGRPARASAAGERLYRCIECMESFPQKASLEEHQRRHTQQRPFQCNGCSKSFRHRQSLNHHQKVHAIASSPAVSLPNHDRELETSPCKALTQDNR from the exons ATGGCCCGCTGGGGCCCCGCTCAG GAGCCCGAGTGGGGGCCCGAGGCCTGGCAGCCGCTCCCGCCGCAGCCCCACGGCCAcggccccctccccggccacggGCCCGGCCCCGAGGGGGACAAGGCAGCGGCGGTGGTTCCCGAGATCTCGCTGTGGACGGTGGTGGCGGCGGTGCAGGCGGTGGAGAGGAAGGTGGAGTCGCAGGCCCTGAGGTTGCTGAGCCTGGAGGGGAGAGCGGAGACGGCCGAGAAGAAGGTGACGGGGCTGGAGAAAGCGGTGCTGGATTTCGGCAGTCGGCTGGAGCGCAAGTGGGCCGCCCTGGCCGCCCTGGTGCAGGAGAACACGCGGCGGCTGGAGCACGTCGAGCGCCAGCTCCAGCACCGCAGCCGCTGGGCACACAGGCCCGGCccaggcgccggcggggacgaGCCCAAG GTGCCAGCGGCGTGCGAGGATGATGCGGCCAGTTTGCCGGAGCAGGAGTGGGGGAGCTTGGACAGCCGGCAGAAGGAGCTCTGCAGGATCATGATGAAGGGGAATTACGAGGCTGTGGTCTCTCTGG GTGAGAAGATTGTGATCAAGACAgaagagcagcagccccaggaggaagGATCTGAAATCCTGGCTCTGCCGCAGGCACCCGCAGTGAGACTGGACAAGGAGGTTCCCCTGAGCCAGGAGCAGCCAGTGCCCTGGGAGAGCCACGCTGGCTTGGAcgagcagaaggcagcagcagagggCTTAGGGGAGTTTTGCAAACATGGGACCACCCAGCCTGAATTTAAGCCCGTGGTGGTGCCGGTGGAAGCTCATCCTGCCCCGGGCTTGCCCTTCCCAACAGAGCATGTGCTCGGCGTGGGGACTGACCAGCCGTTCGCCCTGCCCCAGGGAATGCCGCTGGGAGAAGACACCACTGCAGAGGTGGCCTCGTCACAGCCCAGCTTGGAGGAGCATCGTCCCTGCGCTGCGGGGGAAGAGCCCCGCGTGCTCCCGCTGGGCTGGAAGAGTGTCCGGCTGAAGCGCAACCTCTTGGCGCggcagcagagccaggcaagGAAGAGCAATGGCTCCTTTATCTGCACAGCCTGTGGGAAGAGCCTGGCCCACCACGCCGCGCTGCTGCGGCACCAGCGCCTGCACACGGGCGAGCGTCCCTTCCAGTGCCCTGCCTGCGGGAAGAGCTTCAATGAGAAGTCCAACCTCAACAAGCACTACCGCATCCACACCGGGGAGCGTCCCTATCGCTGCTCTGCCTGCGGCAAGGGCTTCATCCAGAAGCACCACCTCCAGAAGCACCAGCGCATCCATGGGGTGCAGCTGCGGGGTGGGTGGGCAGGCCGGCCCGCGCGGGCCAGCGCCGCCGGGGAGCGGCTCTACCGCTGCATCGAGTGCATGGAGAGCTTCCCCCAGAAAGCATCGCTGGAGGAGCACCAGCGCCGGCACACCCAGCAGCGGCCCTTCCAGTGCAACGGCTGCAGCAAGAGTTTCCGGCACCGGCAGTCTCTGAATCACCACCAGAAGGTCCACGCCATTGCCAGCTCTCCTGCCGTCAGCTTGCCAAACCATGAccgggagctggagaccagcccctGCAAGGCTTTGACCCAGGATAATCGGTAG
- the KRBA1 gene encoding protein KRBA1, whose protein sequence is MVAPHPPAPRDLPGRLGTGALLRGGGEPRYRHRHRQCPAAGGSGGTGPGLLGAAVPLRAVPGVGRQLQPRSAGSGAAPPLPAVLQRAPDPRCRAMAAPRQRDGYGGTELATTIACGIGPPPSLRGEGKVGQSDSCCKYQGVRARYLTSSLMEREACRDLSASVPGSVPGCLCLHARAGWAQQHAFSQPCASPRAWHGHPHTPSPHTLGLAGGPATAWHSSVRGSGAPGAPGDIGFILYPAPAGFCSPSPLAGWLCSPAPRHVPTASARASPCPTDTRGLFPALLPRQEVSLQAPVTFEDVEVRFSAEEWELLEEWQRALHREVTEGTSQLLASLGPPSSPALGALVQLVKEIPKFLFGGPKAGTEPGATSSRDAAAGSEQTGAGVKTEAPVETCPLRSLEKCLEELVMRGSGHPATPSPPASGSRAPGERQRGEPSGHQSLPGRCLLRGLATPPGPSLAKSPAAPAHCCPQSGDGAGHPGSLSGSSFASSATREPAARAVAWGWDGGLCHSPTLPAAGSAGQSPLQGLLDCLRDIATPKPIPAWPAAAGRRRGAAVPGTGGCSVSAAGVTAPAVPPRSPAKTRAVGTRGTAVPGDTHPARSTRPPACPPRRRDGDQETLCRSGCRVPTGVWHASWQLQRGEPAQEEVPWNEPPIPTGGPR, encoded by the exons ATGGTGGCCCCgcaccccccagccccgcgggacCTGCCCGGGCGCCTCGGGACGGGGGCTTTGCTCCGGGGTGGGGGCGAAccccggtaccggcaccggcaccggcagtgccccgcggcgggggggagcgggggcaccGGGCCGGGGCTGCTGGGCGCCGCGGTCCCGCTCCGAGCCGTGCCGGGGGTCGGGCGGCAGCTCCAGCCGCGCTCCGCCGGGAGCGGGGCTgctccgccgctgcccgccgTCCTGCAGCGGGCACCGGACCCGCGCTGCCGAGCCATGGCCGCGCCTCGGCAG CGGGATGGGTATGGTGGCACGGAGCTGGCAACGACGATCGCATGTGGCATCGGGCCCCCGCCCAGCCTGCGCGGGGAGGGAAAGGTTGGACAAAGTGACTCCTGCTGCAAATACCAGGGTGTCAGGGCACGTTATCTCACGTCCTCCCTGATGGAGCGTGAAGCGTGCAGGGACCTGTCAGCAAGCGTGCCGGGAAGCGTGCCGGGATGCCTTTGCCTCCATGCCCGTGCGGGATGGGCACAGCAGCACGCCTTTTCCCAGCCATGTGCCAGCCCCAGAGCTTGGCACGGCCACCCGCACACCCCTTCGCCGCACACCTTGGGCCTGGCCGGGGGTCCTGCCACCGCCTGGCACAGCTCTGTGAGGGGCTCGGGCGCTCCAGGTGCTCCTGGGGACATTGGCTTCATCCTGTACCCGGCACCTGCCGGCttctgctctccctctcccctggcaggctggctctgctccccagccccacggcacgtCCCCACAGCATCAGCAAGAGCATCCCCATGCCCCACAGACACACGTGGTTTATTCCCGGCTCTGCTGCCCCGGCAGGAGGTGTCCCTGCAGGCACCGGTGACGTTTGAGGACGTGGAGGTCCGGTTCTCAGCGGAGGagtgggagctgctggaggaatgGCAGCGGGCGCTGCACCGGGAGGTGACGGAGGGGACATCCCAACTGCTGGCCTCCCTTG GgccccccagcagcccagccctcggcgCCCTGGTGCAGCTGGTGAAGGAGATCCCCAAGTTTCTCTTCGGTGGCCCCAAGGCTGGCACGGAGCCgggtgccaccagcagcagggatGCGGCAGCGGGCTCTGAGCAGACGGGCGCAGGTG TTAAAACGGAGGCACCGGTGGAGACCTGCCCACTCCGCAGCCTGGAGAAATGCCTGGAGGAGCTGGTGATGAGGGGGTCTGGCCAtcctgccacccccagccccccggcGAGCGGCTCCCGTGCCcctggggagaggcagcggggAGAGCCCAGCGGTCACCAATCTCTGCCTGGGAGATGCTTGCTCAGAG GCCTGGCCACCCCTCCTGGCCCCTCGCTAGCCAAGTCaccggcagcccctgcccactGCTGCCCACAATCTGGGGATGGTGCTGGGCACCCCGGCTCTCTGAGCGGCAGCTCCTTCGCCAGCAGTGCCACCAGGGAGCCAGCAGCCCGGGCCGTGGCctggggctgggatggtgggCTGTGCCACAGCCCCACGCTGCCAGCTG CTGGGAGCGCGGGGCAGAGCCCCCTGCAAGGGCTGCTCGACTGCCTGCGGGACATCGCCACCCCCAAGCCCATCCCAGCCTGGCCGGCGGCTGCTGGCAGAAGACGGGGGGCCGCGGTGCCAGGCACTGGGGGCTGCAGTGTCTCCGCAGCAG GGGTGACAGCACCAGCGgtgcccccccgcagccccgccaaAACGCGAGCGGTGGGGACACGCGGCACTGCCGTGCCAGGGGACACCCACCCTGCCCGCAGCACCCGGCCGCCCGCCTGTCCCCCCCGCCGCAGGGATGGCGACCAAGAGACCCTTTGCAGAAG CGGATGCCGTGTCCCCACCGGGGTCTGGCATGCATCCTGGCAGTTGCAGCGGGGTGAGCCTGCCCAAGAAGAGGTGCCCTGGAATGAGCCCCCCATCCCCACGGGAGGCCCCCGGTGA